The following coding sequences lie in one Spirosoma sp. KUDC1026 genomic window:
- a CDS encoding glycosyltransferase family 2 protein: MELPTISVITPSYNQGRFIRQTVESVLSQHYPKVEYIVVDGLSTDSTLAILQEYTNQIQLIAERDNGQTDALNKGLRLATGDIICWLNSDDYFLPGTLQQVGEFFARHPHQVWLTADCLIVDERGKTIQEPIRYYKRLLRQLPASLYLGMTNAICQPATFWRRSTHEQLGYLDESLRYTMDYDWWLRLKSIQLPTVMKQSFTAFRIHSESKGGSQFIDQFDEDYSVLTRHESGKPIQLLHQLHNKLIISAYRLLK, encoded by the coding sequence ATGGAGCTTCCTACTATCAGTGTCATTACGCCCTCTTATAACCAGGGTCGGTTCATTCGGCAGACAGTAGAATCGGTACTAAGTCAGCACTACCCGAAAGTAGAATACATCGTTGTAGACGGGCTATCAACGGATAGTACGCTGGCTATTCTACAGGAATATACCAACCAAATTCAATTAATTGCTGAACGTGACAACGGACAGACAGATGCGTTGAATAAAGGACTCCGGTTGGCCACAGGCGATATTATTTGCTGGCTTAACTCCGACGATTACTTTTTACCTGGCACGCTTCAGCAGGTAGGTGAGTTTTTTGCACGACATCCGCATCAAGTATGGCTGACCGCTGATTGTCTGATCGTTGATGAGCGTGGCAAGACCATTCAGGAGCCTATCCGCTATTACAAACGTCTACTACGGCAACTCCCGGCTTCTTTATATTTAGGCATGACAAACGCGATCTGCCAGCCTGCAACCTTCTGGCGACGATCTACGCATGAGCAGTTGGGATACCTGGACGAATCACTCCGCTACACGATGGATTACGATTGGTGGTTACGGCTGAAGAGTATACAACTACCGACTGTTATGAAACAATCTTTTACCGCTTTTCGAATCCATAGCGAGTCAAAGGGTGGTAGTCAGTTCATTGATCAATTTGACGAAGACTATTCAGTATTGACAAGACATGAATCCGGGAAACCGATTCAGTTACTTCATCAATTGCACAACAAATTAATAATAAGTGCTTACCGGCTACTAAAGTGA
- a CDS encoding DUF2304 domain-containing protein: protein METIPVVIQIIALTGASLFMLYVFRLIVRGQLREEYSIVWILCTIVLVVFSIWRRGLEQISLALGVFYPPSLIFLAAIFAIIIFLVHLSVVISRLQSHIKSLTHELAYLKQELNQLKMQNEHKPDEASLLSE from the coding sequence ATGGAAACGATACCCGTAGTTATACAGATCATTGCGCTGACTGGGGCCAGCCTGTTCATGTTGTATGTCTTCCGACTGATTGTGCGTGGTCAGCTTCGGGAAGAATACTCAATTGTCTGGATTCTGTGCACTATCGTTCTGGTTGTTTTCTCGATCTGGCGACGAGGTCTGGAGCAAATTTCACTGGCACTAGGCGTATTTTATCCGCCTTCGCTTATTTTTCTGGCGGCTATCTTCGCTATCATAATCTTTCTGGTGCACTTGTCAGTAGTCATTTCCCGGTTGCAGAGTCACATTAAAAGCCTTACTCATGAACTGGCTTATCTGAAACAGGAGTTGAATCAACTCAAAATGCAGAATGAACATAAACCAGACGAGGCTTCCTTGCTGTCTGAATGA
- a CDS encoding glycosyltransferase family 2 protein has product MNELKILVIVPCYNEEEAIATVVGEINAVKRQYGLNLSVLAVNDCSSDRTLAVLRTLDCLYLDLPVNLGIGGAMHAGYKFAFRNGYDIAVQMDGDGQHPAVELPKILQPIFENKADVVIGSRFLKGTGFQSSAMRRLGINYFRRLNQLLIGQTIQDSTSGFRAFNRRALTVVNTYYPDEYPEPEAIVQFGLSQLRMLEVAVEMRERQGGISSINTSKAVYYMLKVTLGTLFVYARLRTKRSRQLT; this is encoded by the coding sequence ATGAATGAGCTCAAAATTTTGGTCATTGTGCCGTGTTATAACGAAGAGGAAGCCATAGCTACGGTAGTCGGAGAAATAAACGCGGTAAAAAGACAGTACGGCTTAAACTTATCGGTGTTAGCTGTTAATGACTGCTCGTCAGATCGTACGCTGGCTGTGCTTCGAACGCTGGATTGCTTGTATCTCGACCTGCCGGTTAATCTTGGTATTGGTGGGGCCATGCATGCCGGCTACAAATTTGCGTTTCGTAATGGCTATGATATCGCTGTTCAGATGGATGGTGATGGACAGCATCCGGCAGTTGAGTTGCCAAAGATCTTACAACCCATTTTTGAGAATAAAGCAGATGTAGTTATTGGATCTCGTTTTCTGAAAGGAACAGGTTTTCAGTCGTCGGCAATGCGCCGATTAGGTATCAACTACTTCAGGAGGCTAAACCAACTATTAATCGGACAAACAATTCAAGACAGTACGTCCGGTTTTCGGGCTTTCAATCGCCGGGCCTTAACAGTGGTCAATACGTATTATCCGGATGAGTACCCCGAACCGGAAGCCATCGTGCAGTTTGGTCTAAGCCAGTTACGAATGCTGGAGGTTGCGGTAGAGATGCGCGAGCGCCAAGGCGGGATTTCGTCCATAAATACCAGCAAAGCAGTATATTACATGCTAAAAGTTACTCTTGGGACATTGTTCGTTTATGCCCGCCTGCGGACGAAACGCAGCCGCCAACTAACCTAG
- a CDS encoding lysylphosphatidylglycerol synthase transmembrane domain-containing protein, producing the protein MIKSFVRKALPVVLAIGLLTYALKDISFRAISEQFKQANYGLISLVGLVTVCSYFLRGKRWQQPLLALGYRPTAFRTTIAMQTGIISSMIVLGSGELTRCATLQRTDGIPLSQGIGSVVAERIVDLFMLALVMLLTLLLEFSRMRNYLAGLDLAAPNAYLVLGVISLFGLIGLIAWRTLRSPLVRQHPFAIRIFNLLLGFGKGFMSIRQLPQPGLFMLLTFLNQLLSWLITYLLLLAVESTQHLPPSAALTILTVSSLGGLAVPTQGGIGTYHFLVSRALVLYGFSSAEGAVVATFLHAVGFGINLLLSSLSFLLLPLLITTKATKHPDSLVE; encoded by the coding sequence ATGATAAAATCGTTTGTCCGGAAGGCATTACCCGTTGTACTGGCAATCGGTTTGCTAACTTATGCTCTCAAAGACATCTCGTTTCGGGCTATTAGTGAGCAATTTAAGCAGGCTAATTATGGGCTGATTTCACTGGTTGGACTAGTTACGGTTTGCAGCTATTTTTTACGGGGTAAACGCTGGCAGCAACCCTTGCTGGCACTGGGTTACCGCCCTACCGCCTTCCGGACAACCATTGCCATGCAGACAGGAATTATATCAAGTATGATCGTGCTCGGCTCCGGCGAATTAACACGTTGCGCTACCCTGCAGCGGACTGATGGCATACCACTCTCGCAGGGAATTGGGTCTGTAGTTGCCGAACGTATCGTCGATCTGTTTATGCTGGCGCTGGTGATGCTGCTCACCCTGCTTCTGGAGTTCAGCCGGATGCGTAACTACCTCGCAGGATTAGATCTGGCAGCACCTAATGCCTACTTGGTGTTAGGTGTTATTAGCCTGTTTGGCTTAATAGGCCTGATAGCATGGCGGACGCTACGTAGCCCACTAGTGCGTCAACACCCGTTTGCCATTCGAATTTTCAATCTGTTACTGGGCTTCGGGAAGGGCTTTATGTCCATTCGACAGCTCCCCCAGCCAGGCTTGTTCATGCTGCTTACCTTTCTGAATCAGCTCCTCTCCTGGCTCATTACTTACTTGCTGCTCTTGGCTGTCGAGTCTACGCAACATCTACCGCCATCAGCGGCTCTGACGATCCTGACGGTAAGTTCGCTGGGCGGTCTGGCCGTTCCAACACAGGGTGGTATCGGGACCTATCATTTCCTGGTTAGCCGGGCTCTGGTACTTTACGGTTTTTCGTCGGCCGAAGGTGCCGTCGTGGCTACCTTTCTTCACGCGGTTGGGTTTGGCATCAATCTGTTGCTTAGTAGCCTGAGTTTTTTGTTGCTCCCTTTGCTGATCACGACAAAAGCTACGAAGCACCCCGATAGTCTGGTAGAATGA
- a CDS encoding M28 family peptidase translates to MKSPYALIVAGLLGLPFLSVAQQQFANTITAADLEKHLRILAADDMEGRETGTRGQRKAADYIASQFAANGLKAIVKGNNSKTGYIQPYTLYKKTWGDFYVSANGKRFTYLQDFLTNGLLSVPTETKYETVFAGYGITDGTYDDYANRDVTGKAVVLFDGEPKTADGKSVVGGASEPSKWGGPNGWRAKSQLAKEKGAAQIFIISADTPEAFKQMLSQRSALQGRFNRLGLKAGAENVSSVGVFMISADMGASLLNTTPAAVAQLKDQLAKSDKPVTSAQKGTASVKAERKDEQVESSNVVGFIEGTDKKDEVMIISSHYDHIGISADGQINNGANDDGSGTVSVLEIAQAFARAKAEGKGPRRSILFLTVSGEEKGLLGSEYYADMSPVIPLAKTVCDLNIDMVGRVDDLHQGKSDNYIYVIGSDKLSSELHKISEDANQKYTKMELDYKYNDPKDPQRIYYRSDHYNFAKHKVPIIFYFNGLHADYHQPTDDVEKIDFKLAEKSARLVFYTAWEIANRDQRLVVDSNKE, encoded by the coding sequence ATGAAATCTCCTTATGCATTGATTGTCGCAGGTTTACTCGGCCTGCCTTTTTTGAGCGTAGCTCAGCAACAATTTGCCAACACTATCACAGCCGCCGATCTCGAAAAGCACCTGCGTATTCTGGCGGCCGACGATATGGAAGGTCGTGAAACAGGTACCCGTGGTCAGCGGAAAGCCGCCGATTATATCGCCAGTCAGTTTGCCGCGAATGGCCTGAAAGCAATCGTCAAGGGCAACAACAGCAAGACTGGATATATTCAGCCGTACACGCTCTACAAAAAAACCTGGGGTGACTTCTACGTCAGCGCCAACGGCAAGCGTTTTACGTACCTGCAGGATTTTCTGACCAACGGTCTGCTGAGCGTACCGACCGAAACGAAATACGAAACTGTGTTTGCGGGCTATGGCATCACCGACGGTACGTATGACGATTATGCGAACCGTGACGTTACAGGAAAAGCGGTTGTTCTGTTCGATGGCGAGCCAAAAACGGCGGATGGAAAATCGGTTGTAGGCGGTGCCAGTGAGCCGTCAAAATGGGGTGGTCCAAACGGCTGGCGCGCAAAAAGCCAGCTGGCCAAAGAAAAAGGAGCTGCGCAGATCTTTATCATCTCGGCCGATACGCCCGAAGCGTTTAAGCAGATGCTGTCGCAACGGAGCGCTCTGCAGGGTCGTTTCAACCGCCTTGGTCTGAAAGCCGGTGCCGAGAACGTCAGTTCAGTGGGTGTTTTCATGATTTCGGCCGATATGGGAGCCTCCTTGCTGAACACAACGCCAGCGGCAGTTGCTCAGCTGAAAGACCAACTGGCTAAATCGGACAAACCCGTTACGTCGGCGCAGAAAGGAACGGCCAGCGTAAAAGCCGAACGGAAAGACGAGCAGGTTGAATCATCGAACGTGGTGGGTTTCATCGAAGGAACTGACAAGAAGGACGAGGTGATGATTATCTCGTCGCACTACGACCATATTGGTATCAGTGCCGATGGCCAGATTAACAACGGTGCGAACGACGACGGCTCGGGTACAGTATCGGTGCTGGAGATTGCGCAGGCGTTTGCGCGGGCGAAAGCCGAAGGCAAAGGTCCCCGCCGGTCAATCCTGTTCCTGACGGTATCGGGCGAAGAAAAAGGGCTACTGGGTTCGGAATACTACGCCGACATGAGTCCGGTTATTCCACTGGCGAAAACGGTTTGCGACCTCAACATCGACATGGTGGGCCGGGTCGATGACCTGCACCAGGGCAAGTCGGACAATTATATCTACGTAATTGGTTCAGACAAGCTGTCGTCGGAATTGCATAAGATCAGCGAAGACGCCAACCAGAAATACACGAAGATGGAGCTGGATTACAAATACAATGACCCGAAAGATCCACAACGTATTTATTACCGCTCCGATCACTACAACTTTGCCAAGCACAAAGTACCCATCATTTTCTACTTCAATGGCCTGCACGCTGACTATCACCAGCCAACAGACGACGTCGAAAAAATCGACTTCAAGTTGGCCGAGAAGTCAGCCCGACTGGTGTTTTACACCGCCTGGGAAATCGCCAACCGCGACCAGCGTCTGGTAGTCGACAGTAATAAGGAATAA
- a CDS encoding DUF6766 family protein, producing the protein MISIITAARLSTYLTSGHCIEAVFENWESEFLQMGL; encoded by the coding sequence ATGATCTCAATAATTACGGCCGCCCGGCTATCAACTTATCTTACGAGCGGCCATTGCATTGAGGCCGTTTTTGAAAACTGGGAAAGTGAGTTTTTGCAGATGGGCCTCTAG
- a CDS encoding amidohydrolase family protein has protein sequence MRLRLLAASLFLFAGFGHTSRAQVEKAPARHEGEGPFGRLIVRGVTLINSTGAPPMGPVDVVVEKNRITQIKQVGYPGVPIDPKSRPKASPGDKELNCEGMYLMPGFIDMHGHIGGQGQGTPAEYVFKLWLGHGITTIRDPSCGNGLDWVLEHRAKSDRNEITAPRIKAYTVFGQGAKEPISTPEQARTWVQQNAKRGADGIKFFGAEPEIFKTALAENKKLGLRSACHHAQLEVARMNALATAKAGLTSLEHWYGLPEALFDDKTIQNYPATYNYNNEQDRFTEAGNLWQQAAKPGTDRWNKVMDELIALDFTLDPTFNIYEANRELMLARRAEWHEDYTLPSLWRFYGPSRISHGSYWHSWGTEQEVAWKKNYQLWMAFINDYKNRGGRVTTGSDSGFIYQLYGFAYIRELELLREAGFHPLEVIRAATLKGAEALGMADQIGSVEVGKLADFVIVDQNPLANLKVLYGTGAIHLNDKNEVERVGGVTYTVKDGVVYDAKQLLADVRKLVADAKQKENFEISQPGVPAKAGKVSGGKN, from the coding sequence ATGCGCTTACGTTTACTTGCCGCGAGTCTGTTCCTGTTTGCTGGTTTTGGCCATACTTCCCGGGCCCAGGTTGAGAAGGCACCCGCCCGCCACGAAGGTGAAGGCCCATTCGGCCGATTGATCGTTCGGGGTGTTACGTTGATCAATAGCACGGGTGCCCCGCCAATGGGCCCCGTCGATGTTGTAGTCGAAAAGAACCGCATTACGCAGATCAAACAGGTTGGTTATCCGGGTGTTCCCATCGACCCAAAATCTCGCCCGAAAGCATCGCCCGGCGATAAGGAACTGAACTGCGAAGGGATGTATTTGATGCCAGGCTTTATTGACATGCATGGGCACATTGGCGGGCAGGGACAGGGTACTCCGGCTGAGTACGTGTTTAAACTATGGCTTGGTCATGGCATAACTACCATTCGTGATCCGAGCTGTGGTAATGGGCTCGACTGGGTTCTGGAACACCGCGCAAAAAGCGACCGTAATGAAATAACAGCCCCGAGAATAAAAGCTTATACCGTTTTTGGACAAGGCGCAAAAGAACCAATCAGCACTCCCGAGCAGGCCCGGACCTGGGTACAACAGAATGCCAAGCGGGGTGCCGATGGGATCAAATTCTTCGGTGCTGAACCTGAAATCTTCAAAACGGCGCTGGCCGAAAATAAAAAGCTGGGATTACGGTCGGCCTGCCACCACGCGCAGCTCGAAGTAGCCCGAATGAACGCGCTGGCAACGGCCAAAGCGGGACTAACCTCGCTGGAGCACTGGTACGGTCTGCCCGAAGCGCTTTTCGACGACAAAACCATTCAGAACTATCCTGCTACGTATAATTACAACAACGAGCAGGACCGCTTTACGGAAGCCGGTAACCTCTGGCAGCAGGCTGCTAAACCCGGTACGGATCGCTGGAACAAGGTGATGGACGAGTTGATCGCTCTGGACTTTACGCTCGATCCAACCTTTAACATTTACGAAGCCAACCGTGAACTAATGCTGGCCCGGCGCGCCGAGTGGCACGAAGATTATACGCTACCCAGCCTATGGCGTTTCTACGGTCCCAGCCGAATTTCGCACGGATCGTACTGGCACTCGTGGGGAACAGAGCAGGAGGTAGCTTGGAAAAAGAACTACCAGCTCTGGATGGCCTTCATTAACGACTACAAAAATCGGGGTGGTCGCGTAACAACGGGTTCTGATTCGGGCTTCATCTACCAATTGTATGGCTTTGCCTACATCCGCGAACTGGAACTGTTACGGGAGGCCGGTTTCCATCCACTCGAAGTTATCCGGGCCGCTACGTTGAAAGGAGCCGAAGCGTTGGGCATGGCCGATCAGATCGGCTCGGTCGAAGTGGGCAAGCTGGCCGACTTTGTTATCGTCGATCAAAATCCGCTGGCCAACCTGAAAGTGCTGTACGGAACTGGAGCGATCCACCTGAACGATAAAAACGAAGTAGAGCGCGTGGGTGGCGTTACGTATACCGTGAAAGATGGCGTGGTGTACGACGCCAAGCAGCTCCTGGCTGACGTTCGTAAATTGGTTGCCGACGCGAAACAAAAAGAAAACTTCGAGATCTCTCAACCCGGCGTTCCAGCTAAAGCGGGCAAAGTTTCGGGCGGGAAGAATTAA
- a CDS encoding metallophosphoesterase family protein codes for MSEQNPEAKILFLSDTQAPMFVERLVLRTHQNTKATQTIFDEILRIRPDVLYWLGDIVSLGFRNDKWPMIDRFLEKCREFGTSVYAIMGNHDVMGRPRKGARNFQRRFPEHVHTGYVQMTDHIAVIMLNSNFATLSVADMVKQQTWYEQTLKDLDENPDVKVVIVTCHHAPYSNSKLVGSSKLVQQRFVPCYIKSKKARLFITGHSHAFERFQFEGKEFLVIGGGGGLRQPMNTSPTRLPDLASYYKPMFHYLDVRREDEDLILTSHCLHSDFSGFDECYGYRIRANALFEAEKSGKDERVTP; via the coding sequence ATGAGCGAGCAAAATCCGGAAGCGAAGATACTTTTCCTTAGTGATACCCAGGCACCTATGTTCGTAGAACGGCTGGTGCTACGTACCCATCAGAACACAAAAGCAACGCAGACAATTTTTGACGAAATCCTGCGGATTCGTCCTGATGTATTGTACTGGCTGGGCGACATTGTTTCGCTGGGGTTTCGTAATGACAAATGGCCAATGATTGACCGATTTCTGGAGAAATGCCGGGAGTTTGGTACGTCGGTGTATGCCATTATGGGGAATCATGACGTAATGGGACGCCCCAGAAAGGGTGCTCGCAACTTTCAGCGCCGATTTCCTGAACACGTGCACACGGGTTACGTGCAGATGACGGATCACATTGCGGTGATTATGCTGAATTCAAATTTCGCTACGTTGTCGGTGGCGGATATGGTAAAACAGCAGACCTGGTACGAGCAGACCCTGAAAGACCTGGACGAGAACCCGGACGTAAAAGTGGTAATCGTTACGTGTCACCACGCCCCCTACTCGAACAGCAAGCTGGTTGGCTCGTCGAAACTGGTTCAGCAACGATTCGTACCCTGTTACATCAAGTCGAAAAAAGCGCGGCTGTTTATAACGGGTCACTCCCACGCGTTTGAGCGGTTCCAGTTCGAAGGCAAAGAGTTTCTGGTAATTGGCGGGGGCGGTGGCCTGCGTCAGCCAATGAATACGTCACCCACCCGCCTGCCTGACCTGGCGTCGTACTATAAACCCATGTTTCACTACCTGGACGTTCGGCGTGAAGACGAAGACCTGATCCTGACATCCCACTGTCTCCACAGCGATTTTTCGGGCTTTGATGAATGTTACGGCTACCGGATTCGGGCTAACGCCCTATTTGAAGCCGAAAAAAGCGGTAAGGACGAGCGGGTTACGCCGTAG
- a CDS encoding glycerophosphodiester phosphodiesterase, whose amino-acid sequence MKRAWFYLLLGVVSTIALSCRTEYEAPVPYDFSDKPGSGRFTPAIRNTVNGVYAVSEGADRFGDQVALRWTYTHDGADTVHSLSIFSGVGAGFFSLEINQQADSLAVSGFWRKLVNEDTGLARFTLKAKRNGQLQPYTGQSLEGDTLVLDGYYDTGTGSPQQKMTLTYVRPLNPEPFEVIAHRGGGRTSDLLSASENSLRIIRLASRLGAHGVELDVQYTRDSVPVLYHDNKLNLRLVQKNGLSGTINQYTYQQLKTFVRLINGEEIPTLEQALQTIVENTALDFVWLDSKFDGPMARVQALQQRYNERARQAGRNVRIVIGLPSTEAIAAYQGLANKANTPILCELDTATTRGLGANIWAPRWTLGPQTEEVNAMKAEGRSVFVWTLDETQFIERFIGEGKFNGILSNYSPVVAYYHYTAQ is encoded by the coding sequence GTGAAACGAGCCTGGTTTTATCTACTTCTGGGTGTTGTAAGCACCATTGCATTGAGTTGCCGAACGGAGTACGAAGCTCCCGTTCCCTATGATTTTTCGGACAAACCCGGATCGGGCAGGTTCACGCCTGCGATTCGGAATACGGTTAACGGTGTGTATGCCGTATCGGAAGGGGCCGACCGGTTCGGTGATCAGGTGGCGCTGCGCTGGACATACACCCACGATGGTGCTGATACGGTTCATTCGCTATCTATTTTCTCGGGCGTGGGAGCCGGTTTTTTCAGCCTGGAAATCAATCAGCAGGCCGATTCACTGGCTGTCAGCGGTTTCTGGCGGAAGCTGGTAAACGAGGATACCGGCCTCGCTCGTTTTACCTTAAAAGCTAAGCGAAACGGTCAATTACAACCCTATACGGGTCAGTCGCTGGAAGGCGACACGTTGGTGCTGGATGGGTATTATGACACGGGTACGGGCTCTCCCCAGCAAAAAATGACGCTGACCTACGTTCGTCCACTGAATCCGGAACCGTTCGAAGTGATTGCGCACCGGGGAGGGGGGCGTACGTCCGACCTACTGAGTGCTTCCGAAAACTCCCTCCGGATCATCCGGCTGGCCTCGCGGCTGGGTGCTCACGGTGTAGAGCTGGACGTTCAATACACCAGGGATAGTGTGCCGGTCTTGTACCATGACAACAAGCTGAATTTGCGGCTGGTACAGAAGAACGGGCTAAGTGGTACGATCAATCAGTATACCTATCAGCAGTTGAAGACGTTTGTGCGGCTCATTAACGGGGAGGAAATTCCAACGCTGGAGCAGGCCCTGCAAACTATCGTCGAGAATACAGCACTCGATTTTGTCTGGCTGGATTCCAAATTCGATGGCCCGATGGCCCGCGTACAGGCGCTGCAGCAACGGTATAACGAACGAGCAAGACAGGCCGGACGTAATGTGCGAATTGTGATTGGCCTTCCCAGCACTGAGGCCATTGCCGCTTATCAGGGGTTAGCTAATAAAGCCAATACGCCCATTCTCTGCGAACTGGATACGGCCACAACGCGTGGGCTGGGCGCCAATATCTGGGCACCCCGCTGGACTCTGGGGCCGCAGACGGAGGAAGTAAACGCCATGAAAGCTGAAGGACGCTCTGTTTTTGTCTGGACACTGGACGAAACACAGTTCATCGAGCGGTTTATCGGCGAGGGAAAATTCAATGGAATTCTGTCCAATTATTCGCCCGTGGTTGCCTATTATCATTACACCGCCCAATAA
- the era gene encoding GTPase Era has product MNTPSIENFPADHKAGFVSIVGKPNVGKSTLMNQLVGERLSIITSKAQTTRHRIMGILNGTHNGQEFQLVYSDTPGIIKPQYKLHESMMSFVRGSIEDADVVLFVTDIFEQHDENDVIARLQKSEVPIFLLINKIDQATQEQVEEKIVYWQENFNAEAIIPISALNGFNIDQVFDGIINRLPQHPPYFPKDELTDKPERFFASEIIREKIFLNYKKEVPYSSEVVIIGFKEKDDIIVIQSEILVERATQRAILLGEGGKMIKKTGIMAREELERFFGKKVFLEQFVKVEPDWRQKERMLKRLGYDE; this is encoded by the coding sequence ATGAATACACCTTCTATTGAGAATTTTCCGGCTGATCACAAAGCCGGGTTCGTCAGCATTGTTGGGAAGCCCAACGTCGGCAAATCGACCCTGATGAATCAGCTCGTTGGCGAGCGTTTATCCATCATTACATCCAAAGCGCAGACTACGCGTCACCGCATTATGGGTATCCTGAACGGTACGCATAATGGCCAGGAATTCCAGCTCGTTTATTCCGATACACCGGGCATCATTAAACCGCAGTACAAACTTCATGAGTCGATGATGAGCTTTGTGCGCGGTTCCATTGAGGATGCCGACGTTGTCCTGTTCGTCACGGACATTTTCGAGCAACACGATGAAAACGATGTAATTGCCCGACTGCAAAAATCGGAAGTACCCATCTTTCTGCTGATCAATAAAATCGATCAGGCTACGCAGGAACAGGTCGAAGAGAAAATTGTGTACTGGCAGGAAAACTTCAATGCCGAAGCCATCATCCCGATTTCGGCATTGAATGGTTTCAACATCGATCAGGTTTTTGACGGGATCATCAACCGGCTACCGCAGCACCCACCGTATTTCCCCAAGGATGAACTGACCGACAAACCCGAGCGCTTTTTCGCGTCGGAGATCATTCGGGAAAAGATTTTCCTGAATTACAAAAAGGAGGTGCCGTACAGTAGCGAGGTCGTCATCATTGGTTTTAAAGAAAAAGATGACATCATCGTCATTCAATCGGAAATTCTGGTCGAGCGGGCCACGCAACGGGCTATCCTGCTGGGCGAAGGTGGTAAAATGATCAAGAAAACGGGCATTATGGCCCGCGAAGAGCTGGAACGCTTCTTCGGTAAAAAAGTATTTTTAGAACAGTTCGTCAAAGTAGAGCCCGATTGGCGCCAGAAAGAGCGTATGCTCAAGCGGTTGGGCTATGACGAATAA
- the der gene encoding ribosome biogenesis GTPase Der, translating into MANIVAIVGRPNVGKSTLFNRLTEQRQAIMDNQSGVTRDRHYGTAEWNDKYFTVIDTGGYVVGSEDIFEESIREQVEIAIEESTVLLFVVDTMTGLTGLDEDFANVLRRSKKPVYVIANKAETTERAQSAAEFYALGLGDPYPVSSQTGTGTGDLLDEVIKHFQTDGVEDPEAGIPRIAILGRPNVGKSSFLNVLTGKDRSIVTNIAGTTRDAINTRYRAYGKDFILTDTAGIRRRARVDSNVEFYSVLRSLKAMEDSDVCIILLDATRGLEAQDLNIIGQAVKAKKGVVIMVNKWDAVEKDHRTADVLRKEMIQRMMPIDYVPIIFASVHEKQRIFQVMEKAMEVYENKGKKVSTSKLNELMQPEIERFPPPSVKSKMIKIKYMVQLPTPSPTFVFFCNLPQYVQESYQRFLENKLRSHFGFDGVPITVYFRQK; encoded by the coding sequence ATGGCAAATATTGTTGCAATCGTTGGTCGCCCGAACGTGGGCAAGTCGACGCTATTCAACCGCCTGACGGAACAGCGTCAGGCCATCATGGACAACCAAAGTGGTGTTACGCGCGACCGGCATTACGGTACGGCCGAGTGGAACGATAAGTATTTTACGGTCATCGATACGGGTGGCTATGTTGTGGGGTCCGAAGACATTTTCGAGGAGTCGATCCGGGAACAGGTCGAGATTGCCATCGAGGAATCAACCGTTTTGCTGTTCGTTGTTGATACAATGACCGGGCTGACGGGGCTGGACGAGGATTTTGCGAACGTACTGCGCCGGAGTAAAAAGCCGGTATATGTCATTGCAAACAAAGCCGAAACGACCGAGCGTGCCCAGAGTGCGGCCGAGTTTTACGCGCTTGGCCTAGGCGATCCCTATCCTGTTTCGTCGCAGACCGGCACCGGTACGGGTGACCTGCTGGACGAAGTCATCAAACATTTCCAGACCGACGGCGTCGAAGATCCCGAAGCGGGTATCCCCCGAATTGCTATTCTGGGTCGCCCGAATGTAGGAAAGTCGTCGTTCCTGAACGTATTGACGGGCAAAGACCGAAGTATTGTCACAAACATTGCCGGTACAACCCGCGACGCCATCAACACGCGGTACCGGGCCTACGGTAAGGATTTCATCCTGACTGACACCGCTGGTATTCGACGCCGGGCACGGGTCGACTCCAACGTTGAATTTTATTCGGTCCTCCGTTCGCTTAAAGCGATGGAAGATTCTGACGTATGTATCATTCTGCTGGACGCCACGCGGGGTCTGGAAGCGCAGGATCTGAATATTATCGGTCAGGCGGTGAAGGCGAAGAAAGGCGTGGTTATTATGGTGAACAAGTGGGATGCCGTGGAAAAGGATCATCGCACTGCCGACGTACTTCGTAAGGAAATGATCCAGCGGATGATGCCGATTGACTACGTCCCCATCATCTTTGCGTCGGTGCACGAGAAACAGCGGATTTTCCAAGTGATGGAAAAAGCGATGGAAGTGTACGAGAACAAGGGCAAGAAAGTATCGACCTCGAAACTGAATGAGCTAATGCAACCCGAGATTGAGCGCTTTCCCCCGCCGTCGGTCAAGAGTAAAATGATCAAGATCAAATACATGGTGCAGTTGCCAACCCCCTCGCCTACGTTTGTCTTTTTCTGTAACTTGCCGCAGTACGTTCAGGAATCGTACCAACGATTCCTGGAAAACAAACTCCGGTCCCATTTCGGGTTTGACGGGGTGCCGATAACCGTCTATTTCCGTCAGAAATAA